A window of Natronospira bacteriovora contains these coding sequences:
- the pilQ gene encoding type IV pilus secretin PilQ produces the protein MGIKTIYSKHHLLAATGLLLMLFTTQAVAQSSGQHRLEDVNVSTLPGDRVEIRLRLSGPAAAPQSFTIDEPARLVLDLADTRLGLRDRRHDISVGAVRNLMLAEAQNRTRVVISLASTQPYDVHTEGNDIYITVGDAGQRDQLRTPDRPSVAPFEQPDTEDRRAVRESRIEKIDFRRGDQGEGRVLVELSDDRVPIDIDETSERILVTFQNANVAREFERRLDVLDFATPVRTIDTRRGPEGVEVDVRVTGEYEQVAYQSENLFALEFRPLTEREVEERQEREFTGERLTLNFQDIETRAVLQLIADFTDLNIVVSDTVTGNVTLRLQNVPWDQALDIILKTRGLDTRQTGNVILVAPAQEIAQREQQELQARQAREELVPLRSEFIQINYARAGDLARLIRSEESRMLSERGNVAVDERTNTLLIQDTDDRLGDVRRMVNRLDIPVRQVLIESRIVVATSDFNRELGARFGVTHARERGDNGVIAVTGGAAGSDVMIRSGLNNIQNTGQPFPVTTPSLNDRLNVNLPVASPAGRFSMAILDSDYLVDLELSALQSQGRGEVISSPRVITADQKEASISQGVEIPYQTVQAGGGAGSVTTEFKEAVLSLTVTPQITPDERIIMDLEVSNDTIGEEVPSATGGFVPSIDTRVVRTQAAVNNGETVVLGGIYETQRQEGESRVPILGDIPGLGMLFRSTTRSASKAELLVFVTPKLLKDDARIN, from the coding sequence ATGGGGATCAAGACCATTTACAGCAAGCATCACCTGCTGGCCGCCACCGGCCTGCTGCTGATGCTGTTCACCACCCAGGCCGTGGCCCAGTCATCCGGCCAGCATCGCCTGGAAGACGTGAATGTCTCTACCCTGCCGGGCGATCGGGTGGAAATCCGCCTGCGCCTGAGTGGGCCCGCCGCCGCGCCACAGAGCTTCACCATTGATGAGCCGGCCCGTCTGGTACTGGATCTGGCGGATACGCGTCTGGGTCTGCGTGACCGTCGCCATGACATCAGTGTCGGCGCCGTGCGCAACCTGATGCTTGCCGAAGCACAGAACCGGACCCGTGTGGTCATCAGCCTGGCCAGTACGCAGCCTTATGACGTTCATACCGAAGGCAATGACATCTACATCACCGTGGGTGACGCCGGCCAGCGTGACCAGCTTCGTACCCCGGATCGGCCCAGCGTCGCCCCCTTTGAACAGCCGGACACGGAAGACCGCCGGGCTGTTCGTGAATCCCGTATCGAGAAGATCGATTTCCGCCGGGGTGATCAGGGCGAAGGCCGGGTGCTGGTCGAGCTGAGCGATGACCGTGTCCCCATCGACATTGACGAAACGTCCGAACGTATCCTCGTGACCTTTCAGAACGCCAATGTGGCAAGAGAGTTCGAGCGGCGCCTGGACGTGCTGGACTTCGCCACGCCGGTTCGCACCATCGATACCCGCCGTGGTCCGGAAGGGGTGGAAGTGGACGTGCGGGTGACCGGTGAATATGAGCAGGTGGCCTATCAGTCGGAAAACCTCTTTGCGCTCGAATTCCGGCCACTCACCGAACGGGAAGTGGAAGAGCGTCAGGAACGTGAATTCACCGGCGAGCGTCTTACCCTGAACTTCCAGGACATCGAGACCCGTGCCGTTCTGCAGCTGATTGCGGATTTCACCGATCTCAACATCGTGGTCAGTGACACCGTGACCGGCAACGTGACCCTGCGGCTCCAGAATGTGCCCTGGGACCAGGCGCTGGACATCATCCTGAAGACACGGGGCCTGGATACCCGCCAGACTGGCAACGTCATTCTGGTGGCCCCGGCTCAGGAGATTGCACAGCGTGAACAGCAGGAGCTGCAGGCCCGGCAGGCCCGTGAGGAATTGGTTCCCCTGCGCTCCGAATTCATTCAGATCAACTACGCCCGTGCCGGCGACCTGGCTCGCCTGATCCGTTCCGAGGAGTCCCGCATGCTGTCGGAGCGCGGCAATGTGGCCGTTGATGAGCGTACCAATACCCTGCTGATCCAGGACACGGACGATCGCCTGGGTGATGTGCGGCGCATGGTCAATCGTCTCGACATACCCGTGCGTCAGGTGTTGATCGAGTCCCGCATCGTGGTTGCCACCAGTGACTTCAACCGGGAGCTGGGTGCCCGCTTCGGCGTGACCCATGCCCGTGAGCGAGGTGACAACGGCGTCATCGCCGTCACCGGCGGCGCCGCGGGCAGCGATGTGATGATTCGTTCCGGTCTCAACAACATCCAGAACACCGGCCAGCCCTTCCCGGTGACGACACCCAGCCTGAACGATCGTCTCAACGTGAATCTGCCGGTGGCCTCCCCGGCCGGTCGCTTCTCCATGGCCATCCTGGATTCCGATTACCTGGTGGATCTGGAGCTTTCCGCCCTGCAGTCCCAGGGCCGGGGTGAAGTGATTTCCAGTCCCCGTGTGATCACGGCGGATCAGAAGGAAGCTTCCATCTCCCAGGGTGTCGAAATCCCCTACCAAACGGTTCAGGCGGGTGGTGGTGCCGGTTCGGTTACCACGGAATTCAAGGAAGCCGTACTCTCACTCACCGTGACGCCTCAGATCACACCGGATGAACGCATCATCATGGATCTTGAGGTCTCCAATGACACCATTGGTGAGGAAGTGCCCAGCGCCACCGGTGGTTTCGTGCCCAGTATCGACACCCGCGTGGTACGTACCCAGGCCGCCGTCAACAATGGTGAAACCGTGGTGCTTGGCGGCATCTACGAGACCCAGCGCCAGGAAGGTGAGTCCCGTGTGCCGATTCTGGGTGATATTCCGGGTCTCGGCATGCTGTTCCGTTCCACGACCCGCAGCGCCAGCAAAGCAGAGCTGTTGGTGTTCGTTACACCGAAATTGCTCAAGGACGATGCCCGGATCAACTGA
- a CDS encoding type IV pilus inner membrane component PilO yields the protein MDLRKLNEIDINDLRNIDFSDMAEWPVAGRMVMVAIIVAGVVAGGYFFHIQDQLERLERLERQERELRTQFESRQERAANLDDYKNQLDEMRASFGTMLRQLPGEAEVPALLIDISETAAASGLESDLFEPRPPVERDFYAELPYRLRLRGTYHEFGQFANDVAKLPRIVTLHDIRIRPRDGGELEVEMIAKTYRYLGEDDGGL from the coding sequence ATGGATCTCAGGAAACTCAATGAGATCGACATCAACGATCTCCGCAACATTGATTTCTCGGACATGGCCGAGTGGCCGGTGGCGGGCCGCATGGTCATGGTCGCCATCATTGTCGCCGGCGTTGTTGCCGGTGGTTATTTTTTCCACATCCAGGACCAGCTTGAGCGACTGGAGCGCCTTGAAAGACAGGAAAGAGAACTGCGCACCCAGTTCGAATCACGTCAGGAGCGCGCCGCCAACCTGGATGACTACAAGAACCAGCTAGACGAAATGCGTGCCTCCTTCGGCACCATGCTGCGTCAGCTTCCGGGTGAGGCAGAAGTGCCGGCATTGCTGATTGATATTTCCGAAACCGCCGCGGCATCCGGACTGGAATCGGATCTCTTTGAACCGCGCCCCCCGGTGGAGCGGGACTTCTATGCCGAGTTGCCCTATCGCCTGCGGCTGCGCGGCACGTATCACGAGTTCGGACAATTCGCCAATGATGTGGCCAAGCTGCCCCGTATTGTCACTCTGCATGATATCCGTATCCGTCCGCGTGACGGCGGTGAGCTTGAGGTGGAGATGATCGCCAAGACCTACCGCTACCTTGGTGAAGACGACGGAGGCCTGTGA
- a CDS encoding penicillin-binding protein 1A, giving the protein MQRFLRVLGFLLATGFTLFVVAVVVVVAAYLYVAPDHPDVEVLREVEMKVPMRVYSRDGRLMAEFGEERRRPLAYEEFPERLREAFIAAEDDRFYQHPGVDYQGLIRATINLIRTRERTQGGSTITMQVARNFFLTRDRTYIRKISEIFLALKIERELSKEEILSLYLNKIFLGHRAFGVAAAAEVYYGKTVDELSLAEMAMIAGLPQAPSRANPLSNPERAVQRRGYVLGRMLERGIISQEEYAEAVMAPVTASHHGAVVEASAPFVSEMVRQHMLDAYGEDAYTEGFRVYTTIDPERQDAATAALRRGLMAYDRRHGWRGAVGQVAMPENPDDDRAWASTLASYYRIGGLEPVVVAAVDEAHFEAVNRMGERLTVDFDTMEWARPFINRARVGDPPEKPADVVMMGDVVFLQNQGDRWGLAQVPEVEGTVVALDPQDGAIIALAGGFDFRHSQFNRAVQALRQPGSAFKPFIYSAALENGFTAATLINDAPVVFEDAALEDVWRPTNYTGRFFGPTRLREALVHSRNLVSVRVLRDVGVWPTVRHLEPFGFEDHSLPRDLSLALGSGDLTPLQLTQGYAVFANGGYRVDPWFIERIEDRHGEAVFTAQPATVCPECEQPELANGYLTDITAPNDENDAVTTAWHPDLFDDELSPSQPLRPAERVINPQNAYLMDSMLRDVIRHGTGRHAMRTLGRRDLAGKTGTANEYRDAWFSGYNPDLVATAWIGFDRSQSLGPREGGAGAALPIWTDFMGQALSGMPERTLEQPAGMVSVRISRESGLVVGADHPNGMFELFREGELPEREERSDQEDSAADDLF; this is encoded by the coding sequence ATGCAGCGTTTTCTGAGAGTGCTCGGTTTCCTTCTGGCCACCGGCTTCACCCTGTTCGTGGTGGCGGTGGTCGTTGTGGTGGCGGCCTACCTTTACGTGGCGCCGGATCATCCGGACGTGGAGGTGCTGCGCGAAGTGGAGATGAAGGTGCCGATGCGGGTCTACAGCCGCGACGGTCGCCTGATGGCGGAGTTCGGTGAAGAGCGTCGCCGCCCCCTGGCCTACGAGGAATTTCCCGAACGCCTGCGTGAAGCCTTCATCGCGGCAGAGGATGACCGTTTCTATCAGCACCCCGGGGTGGATTATCAGGGCCTGATACGGGCCACGATCAACCTGATACGGACCCGGGAACGCACCCAGGGCGGTTCCACCATCACCATGCAGGTGGCACGCAATTTCTTCCTGACCCGGGACCGGACCTACATCCGCAAGATCAGCGAAATCTTCCTGGCGCTCAAGATCGAGCGGGAGTTGAGCAAGGAAGAAATCCTCAGCCTCTATCTCAACAAGATATTCCTGGGCCACCGTGCCTTCGGCGTGGCCGCGGCGGCCGAGGTCTATTACGGCAAGACGGTGGACGAGCTCAGCCTGGCGGAGATGGCCATGATCGCCGGCCTGCCCCAGGCACCGTCCCGCGCCAATCCCCTGAGTAACCCGGAACGGGCCGTGCAACGCCGGGGTTATGTGCTCGGTCGCATGCTGGAACGGGGCATCATCAGCCAGGAAGAATATGCCGAGGCCGTCATGGCACCGGTGACGGCCAGCCACCATGGCGCCGTTGTCGAGGCCTCCGCGCCATTTGTCAGCGAAATGGTGCGCCAGCACATGCTGGATGCCTACGGTGAAGACGCCTATACCGAAGGCTTTCGCGTCTACACCACCATCGACCCTGAGCGGCAGGATGCCGCGACGGCCGCCCTGCGACGGGGCCTGATGGCCTACGATCGCCGTCACGGCTGGCGTGGGGCCGTGGGTCAGGTGGCCATGCCGGAAAACCCCGACGACGATCGAGCCTGGGCATCCACGCTGGCCAGTTACTACCGCATCGGCGGCCTGGAACCCGTGGTGGTTGCGGCGGTGGACGAGGCCCATTTCGAGGCCGTCAACCGCATGGGTGAACGCCTGACGGTGGACTTCGACACCATGGAATGGGCACGGCCCTTCATCAATCGGGCCCGGGTCGGTGATCCGCCGGAGAAGCCTGCCGATGTGGTGATGATGGGCGATGTGGTGTTCCTCCAGAACCAGGGCGATCGCTGGGGCCTGGCCCAGGTGCCGGAAGTGGAGGGCACCGTGGTGGCACTGGACCCGCAGGATGGCGCCATCATTGCCCTGGCCGGCGGCTTCGATTTCCGCCACAGCCAGTTCAACCGCGCGGTGCAGGCCCTGCGGCAACCGGGCTCGGCCTTCAAGCCATTCATCTACTCCGCGGCCCTGGAGAACGGCTTCACGGCTGCCACGCTGATCAACGACGCGCCCGTGGTGTTCGAGGATGCAGCCCTGGAAGATGTCTGGCGCCCCACCAACTACACGGGCCGTTTCTTCGGCCCCACCCGCCTGAGAGAGGCACTGGTTCATTCACGCAACCTGGTGTCGGTGCGGGTTCTCCGCGACGTGGGTGTCTGGCCAACGGTGCGTCACCTTGAGCCCTTCGGCTTCGAGGATCACAGTCTGCCCCGTGATCTTTCCCTGGCCCTGGGATCCGGTGACCTGACCCCGCTGCAGCTCACGCAAGGCTATGCGGTGTTTGCCAATGGCGGTTACCGGGTTGATCCCTGGTTCATCGAGCGCATCGAAGACCGGCACGGCGAGGCCGTCTTCACGGCCCAGCCGGCCACCGTGTGTCCGGAATGTGAACAGCCCGAGCTGGCCAACGGCTACCTCACGGACATCACCGCGCCGAATGACGAGAACGATGCGGTGACCACGGCCTGGCACCCGGATCTGTTCGATGACGAGCTTTCTCCCTCGCAGCCATTGCGCCCGGCCGAGCGCGTCATCAATCCCCAGAACGCCTATCTCATGGACAGCATGCTTCGCGACGTCATCCGCCATGGAACCGGTCGGCATGCCATGCGGACGCTGGGCCGACGTGATCTTGCGGGCAAGACGGGCACGGCCAATGAATACCGCGACGCCTGGTTCAGTGGCTACAACCCCGACCTGGTGGCCACGGCCTGGATCGGTTTCGACCGTTCCCAGTCCCTGGGGCCAAGGGAAGGCGGTGCCGGCGCGGCGCTGCCCATCTGGACGGATTTCATGGGCCAGGCACTGAGTGGAATGCCGGAGCGAACACTGGAACAGCCCGCGGGCATGGTCAGTGTCCGCATCTCCCGAGAGTCCGGGCTCGTGGTTGGCGCCGATCATCCCAATGGCATGTTCGAGCTGTTTCGGGAAGGTGAGCTGCCGGAACGGGAAGAACGCAGCGACCAGGAAGACAGCGCCGCGGATGATCTTTTCTGA
- a CDS encoding MerR family transcriptional regulator, which produces MVSVRNELVPIRTVSQITGVNPVTLRAWERRYGLIRPKRTPKGHRLYSRDDIEMIHRVLTLLERGMSIGQVRNALENEVIEDDTQGPDDNWEVYRKRMLLAITRFDESGLEETYNEVLALYPVSLVTRQMIVPLLRDLGDRWENGEGSVAEEHFFGCYLRNKLGARFHHRPKQVRGARLLMACLPDEYHEIGLLLVALAASSRGFDIVLLGANMPLEELPQAVTQARADAIVLSGSVKPSARTLQDRLPEVVSAARVPVFVGGVGPAQVAEEIRAMGAIMLGDDVDAGLRKLAEHLDAHKPRPIASRRRT; this is translated from the coding sequence ATGGTCAGTGTCCGCAATGAATTGGTTCCCATCCGCACCGTATCCCAGATCACCGGGGTCAATCCCGTCACCCTTCGGGCCTGGGAGCGACGCTATGGGCTGATCCGGCCGAAGCGCACACCAAAGGGGCACCGGCTATACAGCCGCGACGACATCGAAATGATCCATCGCGTGCTGACCCTGCTGGAGCGGGGCATGTCCATCGGCCAGGTGCGCAATGCCCTCGAGAACGAGGTAATCGAAGACGATACCCAGGGCCCCGACGACAACTGGGAGGTCTACCGCAAGCGCATGCTGCTGGCCATCACCCGCTTCGATGAGTCTGGCCTGGAAGAAACCTACAACGAGGTTTTGGCGCTCTATCCGGTCAGCCTGGTGACCCGCCAGATGATCGTGCCCCTGCTCAGGGATCTCGGTGATCGATGGGAGAATGGGGAAGGCAGCGTGGCCGAGGAGCATTTCTTTGGCTGTTATCTTCGCAACAAGCTGGGTGCCCGTTTCCATCATCGCCCCAAGCAGGTGCGGGGTGCCCGCCTTCTGATGGCCTGTCTGCCGGATGAGTATCACGAGATCGGCCTGCTCCTGGTGGCCCTGGCCGCCAGCAGCCGTGGCTTCGACATCGTGCTGCTGGGGGCGAACATGCCGCTGGAGGAACTGCCCCAGGCCGTGACCCAGGCGCGTGCCGACGCCATCGTGCTGTCAGGCTCGGTCAAGCCCTCCGCCCGAACCCTGCAGGATCGCCTGCCCGAGGTGGTGTCGGCCGCCAGGGTGCCGGTTTTCGTTGGCGGTGTGGGCCCCGCCCAGGTGGCCGAGGAAATCCGCGCCATGGGTGCCATCATGCTGGGCGATGACGTTGACGCCGGGCTGCGCAAGCTGGCCGAGCACCTGGATGCCCACAAGCCCCGGCCGATCGCTTCCCGCCGCAGGACTTGA
- a CDS encoding pilus assembly protein PilM, with the protein MLGLDISTSSVKVIELSQTKAGYRVDHYAAEPMPQNAISDKVIVDIDATGDAVRAAVKRSGTRTKLAAVAIGGASVITKVIALPAGLSGKELEEQVELQADQYIPFPLEEVSYDFEVQGPSESDPEMVDVLIAATRSENVEHRQAVLEAAGLQAKVVDIESDALENACGLLTHQMPDNGLDKSIAVVDFGATTTTFSILFDRKVAYTRDQAFGGRQLTEEIMRAYGLSFEEAGKAKKEGGLPGNYESEILEPFVDDMAQQINRSLQFYLSSGSGSGQLDQVIVCGGCAAIPGVDQMIQERLDVPTVIGNPFGEMKLSSRARAQNVEKDAPALMIACGLALRSFD; encoded by the coding sequence ATGCTCGGCCTCGACATCTCCACCTCCTCGGTGAAGGTGATCGAGCTGAGCCAGACCAAGGCGGGATACCGCGTGGATCACTACGCGGCCGAGCCCATGCCTCAGAACGCGATCTCCGACAAGGTGATCGTGGACATTGACGCCACCGGGGACGCGGTGCGGGCAGCGGTGAAGCGCTCCGGCACCCGCACCAAGCTGGCGGCAGTGGCCATTGGCGGCGCCTCGGTGATCACCAAGGTGATCGCGCTCCCGGCCGGCCTCAGCGGCAAGGAGCTGGAGGAGCAGGTGGAGCTGCAGGCGGATCAGTACATTCCCTTCCCCCTGGAAGAGGTCTCCTACGACTTCGAGGTGCAGGGCCCGTCGGAATCCGATCCCGAGATGGTGGACGTGCTGATCGCGGCCACCCGCAGCGAGAACGTGGAACACCGTCAGGCGGTGCTGGAAGCGGCCGGTCTCCAGGCCAAGGTCGTGGATATCGAATCCGATGCCCTGGAGAACGCCTGCGGCCTGCTCACCCATCAGATGCCGGACAATGGCCTGGACAAGAGCATTGCCGTGGTCGACTTCGGCGCCACCACCACCACCTTCAGCATCCTGTTCGATCGCAAGGTGGCCTATACCCGTGATCAGGCCTTTGGTGGCCGCCAGCTCACCGAGGAGATCATGCGCGCCTACGGTCTGTCCTTCGAGGAAGCCGGCAAGGCCAAGAAGGAGGGCGGGCTGCCCGGTAACTACGAGAGTGAGATTCTCGAGCCCTTCGTGGATGACATGGCCCAGCAGATCAATCGTTCCCTGCAGTTCTACCTGTCCTCGGGCAGTGGCAGCGGGCAACTGGATCAGGTCATCGTCTGCGGGGGCTGTGCCGCCATTCCCGGCGTGGATCAGATGATTCAGGAACGCCTGGATGTGCCCACGGTGATCGGCAACCCCTTCGGCGAGATGAAGTTGTCATCCCGGGCCAGGGCCCAGAACGTGGAAAAGGATGCGCCTGCTTTGATGATTGCCTGCGGGCTGGCGCTCAGGAGTTTTGACTGA
- a CDS encoding pilus assembly protein PilP, producing the protein MKTTMPSTDRRILAIAVVLLGLGMAACEQDMSDLDRYIAEVNQRPGGQIEPIPQIEPYEGFTYSVQGERSPFEPDDRLRPDAVDTTGEGPRPDMDRRQEYLERFPLDGLRMQGVLEMGGRLFAIVRDPDGTVHRVTIGNYLGQNHGEVIAITESHITLTELVPDGTGGWNARERRLSLRD; encoded by the coding sequence ATGAAAACAACAATGCCATCCACCGATCGTCGAATCCTGGCCATTGCCGTTGTTCTTCTCGGCCTCGGCATGGCTGCCTGTGAGCAGGACATGAGTGACCTGGATCGTTACATTGCCGAAGTCAATCAACGACCGGGTGGTCAGATTGAGCCGATCCCGCAAATCGAGCCCTACGAGGGTTTTACCTATTCGGTTCAGGGTGAACGTTCCCCCTTCGAGCCGGATGATCGACTTCGCCCTGATGCCGTGGACACCACGGGGGAAGGCCCACGCCCGGACATGGATCGGCGTCAGGAATACCTGGAACGTTTCCCGCTGGATGGTCTTCGCATGCAGGGCGTCCTGGAGATGGGCGGGCGCCTGTTCGCCATCGTGCGAGACCCCGATGGCACCGTTCACCGGGTCACCATCGGCAATTACCTGGGTCAGAACCACGGCGAGGTCATCGCCATTACCGAAAGCCATATCACTTTGACGGAGCTGGTTCCCGACGGTACCGGTGGCTGGAACGCGCGTGAACGGCGTCTCAGCCTCAGGGACTGA
- a CDS encoding AMP-binding protein, which yields MDKIWLDQYPEGVPAEADVEAYQSIKEIFEESVRKYRDLPAFENMGTVITYAELDQRSRYFAAYLQKVLGLQKGDPVAIMMPNCLQYPVALFGILRAGLTVVNVNPLYTERELKHQLKDSGAKAIVIVENFCKTLQSVIDETEVRSVLTTRLGDMLGFPKSMIVNFVVRHIKKMVPEWDIPSAQTFERAISEGKWQTLEDVTLSRDDTAFLQYTGGTTGLAKGAVLTHGNMVANMQQAAAWLGDEIEEGREIVVTALPLYHIFSLTANCMVFMRTGGKNLLITNPRDIPTFIKTIRKSGFTAITGVNTLFNALLNHPDFKSVDFSRLKMALGGGMAVQRVVAERWEEVTGAPMLEAYGLTETSPAVTINPLNIKDFTGSIGLPIPNTEVIILDDEGNVLPQGESGELAVRGPQVMKEYLNQPEETKKTFTEDGFFKTGDVAKMDEKGFVYIVDRKKDMINVSGFNVYPNEIEEVASGIDGVLEVAAIGIPDEKSGEVVKLWVVRKDESLTEEKIIEHCREQLTGYKVPKKVAFAEELPKTNVGKILRRKLREDDPDANEG from the coding sequence GTGGACAAAATCTGGCTTGATCAGTACCCCGAAGGTGTGCCGGCTGAGGCTGATGTGGAGGCCTATCAGTCGATCAAGGAAATCTTCGAAGAGAGTGTCAGAAAGTACCGGGACCTCCCGGCTTTCGAGAACATGGGCACCGTCATCACCTATGCGGAACTGGATCAGCGCAGCCGCTACTTCGCGGCCTATCTGCAGAAGGTACTTGGCCTGCAGAAGGGCGACCCGGTTGCCATCATGATGCCCAACTGCCTGCAATACCCGGTGGCCCTGTTCGGTATTCTGCGCGCTGGCCTGACCGTGGTGAACGTCAATCCGCTTTACACCGAGCGCGAGCTCAAGCACCAGCTGAAGGATTCCGGCGCCAAGGCCATCGTCATCGTGGAGAACTTCTGCAAGACCTTGCAGAGCGTCATCGACGAGACGGAAGTGCGCTCCGTGCTGACCACCCGCCTGGGTGACATGCTGGGCTTTCCCAAGTCCATGATCGTCAATTTCGTGGTCAGGCACATCAAGAAGATGGTGCCGGAATGGGACATCCCGTCGGCACAGACCTTCGAGCGGGCAATTTCGGAAGGCAAGTGGCAGACACTGGAAGATGTCACCCTGAGCCGGGACGATACGGCCTTCCTGCAGTACACGGGAGGCACCACGGGCCTGGCCAAGGGGGCCGTGCTCACCCATGGAAACATGGTGGCCAACATGCAGCAGGCAGCCGCCTGGCTGGGTGATGAGATTGAGGAAGGCCGCGAGATCGTGGTCACGGCACTACCCCTTTATCACATCTTTTCCCTGACGGCGAACTGCATGGTGTTCATGCGCACCGGTGGCAAGAACCTCCTGATTACCAATCCCCGGGATATCCCCACCTTCATCAAGACCATTCGCAAGTCCGGCTTCACGGCCATCACCGGTGTGAACACCCTGTTCAATGCCCTGCTCAATCACCCGGATTTCAAGTCCGTGGATTTCAGCAGGCTCAAGATGGCCCTTGGCGGCGGCATGGCGGTGCAGCGGGTGGTAGCCGAACGCTGGGAGGAAGTAACCGGCGCACCCATGCTGGAGGCCTACGGTCTCACCGAAACGTCACCGGCGGTGACCATCAACCCGCTCAATATCAAGGATTTCACGGGCAGTATCGGCCTGCCGATTCCCAATACCGAGGTCATCATTCTCGACGATGAAGGCAACGTTCTGCCCCAGGGTGAATCCGGTGAGTTGGCCGTGCGTGGGCCCCAGGTGATGAAGGAGTATCTGAACCAGCCGGAGGAGACGAAGAAGACCTTCACCGAGGACGGCTTCTTCAAGACCGGTGACGTGGCGAAGATGGATGAAAAGGGTTTCGTCTACATCGTTGATCGCAAGAAGGACATGATCAACGTCTCCGGCTTCAATGTTTACCCCAATGAAATCGAAGAGGTCGCCTCGGGCATTGATGGTGTGCTGGAAGTGGCAGCCATCGGCATCCCGGATGAGAAGTCCGGTGAAGTGGTCAAGCTCTGGGTGGTCAGAAAGGACGAAAGCCTGACCGAGGAGAAGATCATCGAGCACTGTCGCGAGCAGCTCACCGGCTACAAGGTCCCCAAGAAAGTGGCCTTCGCCGAAGAACTGCCCAAGACCAATGTGGGCAAGATCCTCCGCCGCAAACTGCGCGAGGATGACCCGGATGCAAATGAGGGCTGA
- a CDS encoding PilN domain-containing protein codes for MPRINLLPWREEARKQRQKEFGVQMAGAAILGGLMLFYAHTTVSGWIDHQQQRNNRLQAEIRQLEEKIAEIEDLQDTKERLLARMRIIEELQKSRPNGVRLFDDLVQTLPSGVYLREVTQSGANLTIRGVAESQARVAAYMRAIDGAAWLGDPDLQGIESRAERGGQARIREFTIRARQVTPGGESS; via the coding sequence ATGCCAAGAATCAACCTCCTGCCGTGGCGCGAAGAAGCTCGCAAGCAGCGGCAAAAAGAATTCGGGGTGCAGATGGCCGGCGCCGCCATCCTCGGCGGACTGATGCTTTTCTACGCCCATACAACGGTCAGCGGCTGGATCGATCATCAGCAGCAGCGCAATAACCGTCTGCAGGCGGAAATCCGCCAGCTGGAAGAGAAGATCGCCGAGATTGAAGACCTGCAGGACACCAAGGAGCGGCTGCTGGCGCGCATGCGCATCATCGAGGAGTTGCAGAAGAGCCGCCCCAATGGCGTGCGTCTCTTCGATGACCTGGTGCAGACCCTCCCCTCCGGTGTCTATCTGCGGGAAGTCACGCAGAGCGGCGCCAATCTGACCATTCGCGGCGTGGCCGAGTCCCAGGCGCGTGTGGCGGCCTACATGCGAGCCATCGATGGAGCCGCCTGGCTGGGTGATCCGGATCTTCAGGGCATTGAATCCCGGGCGGAACGTGGCGGGCAGGCCCGTATTCGCGAATTCACCATTCGGGCACGACAGGTCACACCAGGCGGGGAGAGCAGCTGA
- a CDS encoding HAD family hydrolase, whose product MSLIRAITFDLDDTLWPVAPVIDSADMAVHRWFRENAPAVARRFHVDDLRRLRVDTGLAHPELAHDLSRLRRLSLQRACREAGVDEALAEPAFQAFFSHRQRVTLFPGARSTLESLSSRYPLAALSNGNADISRTGLDGVFRFSLSAIEVGAAKPDPRMFEEAARRLELRPAEIMHVGDDPLRDVAGALEAGCRAVLLDRSGRYARFVEAPVIRSIEELLDQQALME is encoded by the coding sequence ATGTCACTCATACGCGCCATCACCTTCGATCTCGACGACACGCTCTGGCCGGTGGCGCCCGTCATTGATTCAGCGGACATGGCGGTTCACCGCTGGTTCCGAGAGAACGCCCCGGCCGTGGCACGGCGTTTCCATGTGGACGATCTGCGTCGGCTGCGCGTCGACACCGGTCTGGCTCACCCGGAGTTGGCCCACGATCTCAGCCGTCTGCGCCGGCTCTCCCTCCAGCGGGCCTGCCGGGAGGCCGGCGTGGACGAGGCTCTGGCCGAGCCGGCCTTCCAGGCCTTCTTCTCGCATCGTCAGCGAGTCACTCTGTTCCCGGGTGCGCGATCGACCCTTGAGTCCTTGTCCAGTCGCTACCCCCTGGCCGCCCTGAGCAACGGCAATGCGGACATCAGCCGGACCGGGCTGGACGGCGTCTTCCGTTTCTCCCTCTCCGCCATCGAGGTGGGGGCAGCGAAACCCGATCCACGCATGTTCGAGGAAGCCGCGCGGCGTCTCGAGCTCCGTCCCGCAGAGATAATGCATGTGGGTGATGACCCGCTCAGGGATGTGGCCGGTGCTCTGGAGGCCGGGTGCCGGGCGGTTCTGCTTGACCGCAGCGGCCGCTACGCCCGCTTCGTCGAAGCGCCCGTGATCCGCTCGATCGAGGAGCTGCTCGACCAGCAGGCGCTGATGGAATGA